The following proteins are co-located in the Salvelinus fontinalis isolate EN_2023a unplaced genomic scaffold, ASM2944872v1 scaffold_0172, whole genome shotgun sequence genome:
- the LOC129844094 gene encoding basic salivary proline-rich protein 1-like, which yields MTQSVCSPSQPGKVPSPPSQPGKVPSPPSQPGKVPSPPSQPGKVPSPPSQTGKVPSPPSQTGKVPSPPSQPGKVPSPPSQPGKVPSPPSQTGKVPSPPSQPGKVPSPPSQPGKVPSPPSQTGKVPSPPSQTGKVPSPPSQPGKVPSPPSQPGKVPSPPSQTGKVPSPPSQTGKVPSPPSQPGKVPSPPSQPGKVPSPPSQPGKVPSPPSQPGKVPSPPSQPGKVPSPLSQTGKVPSPPSQPGKVPSPPSQPGKVPSPPSQPGKVPSPPSQPGKVPSPPSQPGKVPSPLSQTGNVCVFPLPEGSPNWLPSGYY from the coding sequence ATGACTCAGTCTGTTTGCTCACCAAGCCAACCGGGGAAGGTCCCTAGTCCACCAAGCCAACCGGGGAAGGTCCCTAGTCCACCAAGCCAACCGGGGAAGGTCCCTAGTCCACCAAGCCAACCGGGGAAGGTCCCTAGTCCACCAAGCCAAACGGGGAAGGTCCCTAGTCCACCAAGCCAAACGGGGAAGGTCCCTAGTCCACCAAGCCAACCGGGGAAGGTCCCTAGTCCACCAAGCCAACCGGGGAAAGTCCCTAGTCCACCAAGCCAAACGGGGAAGGTCCCTAGTCCACCAAGCCAACCGGGGAAGGTCCCTAGTCCACCAAGCCAACCGGGGAAGGTCCCTAGTCCACCAAGCCAAACGGGGAAGGTCCCTAGTCCACCAAGCCAAACGGGGAAGGTCCCTAGTCCACCAAGCCAACCGGGGAAGGTCCCTAGTCCACCAAGCCAACCGGGGAAAGTCCCTAGTCCACCAAGCCAAACGGGGAAGGTCCCTAGTCCACCAAGCCAAACGGGGAAGGTCCCTAGTCCACCAAGCCAACCGGGGAAGGTCCCTAGTCCACCAAGCCAACCGGGGAAGGTCCCTAGTCCACCAAGCCAACCGGGGAAGGTCCCTAGTCCACCAAGCCAACCGGGGAAGGTCCCTAGTCCACCAAGCCAACCGGGGAAGGTCCCTAGTCCACTAAGCCAAACGGGGAAAGTCCCTAGTCCACCAAGCCAACCGGGGAAGGTCCCTAGTCCACCAAGCCAACCGGGGAAGGTCCCTAGTCCACCAAGCCAACCGGGGAAGGTCCCTAGTCCACCAAGCCAACCGGGGAAGGTCCCTAGTCCACCAAGCCAACCGGGGAAGGTCCCTAGTCCACTAAGCCAAACGGGGAACGTGTGTGTTTTCCCTCTTCCTGAGGGAAGCCCCAACTGGCTTCCCTCAGGATATTACTga